A genomic segment from Pyrodictium occultum encodes:
- a CDS encoding methyltransferase domain-containing protein, protein MCAAPGGKTGHVYELAGGRVRVVAVDHSRGKVERLREEVRRLGHRVEVLRADSRRLDRILGAGVADYVILDPPCSSLGVIPKVWDRKTLRDVEAAARYQRRFLRAAQRLLRPGGVLVYSTCTMTLRENEENMRYAVEELGLRLEEAWPRRFSRGIGFYGEHAIRVHPSIHRATGYFIARLRKPGG, encoded by the coding sequence ATGTGCGCGGCGCCGGGAGGGAAGACCGGCCACGTCTACGAGCTGGCCGGGGGCAGGGTGCGGGTGGTGGCTGTCGACCACTCCAGGGGCAAGGTGGAGAGGCTCAGGGAGGAGGTGAGGAGGCTGGGGCACCGGGTGGAGGTGCTGCGCGCCGACTCCAGGAGGCTTGACAGGATACTGGGCGCCGGGGTGGCGGACTATGTTATCCTCGACCCTCCCTGCAGCAGCCTCGGCGTGATACCCAAGGTCTGGGACCGGAAGACGCTGCGCGACGTGGAGGCCGCCGCCCGGTACCAGAGGCGGTTCCTCCGCGCCGCCCAGCGGCTCCTCCGGCCCGGCGGGGTGCTGGTCTACTCCACCTGCACCATGACGCTCCGCGAGAACGAGGAGAATATGCGCTACGCCGTGGAGGAGCTGGGCCTCCGCCTCGAGGAGGCCTGGCCCAGGCGCTTCAGCCGGGGCATAGGCTTCTACGGCGAGCACGCCATAAGGGTGCACCCGAGCATCCACCGGGCGACCGGGTACTTCATAGCGAGGCTCCGGAAGCCCGGAGGCTAG